The following is a genomic window from Lysinibacillus sp. G4S2.
ATGATTAGACTAAATCAATATAAATATAAAGAAGAGTACACATACTATATGTTGCAATCTTTAAAGTCGGGAAAAAAAGATTCTTTTCGAATGGATTTCCTAGATTTGCACCCTATGGATCAAGCAACATTTTTTACCGAACTCAGCGAGGAAAGACGCTTCACCATTTATTCTTTTTTAACACCTTGTGAATTTGGAGAAATTTTTAGTGAGCTAGAACCTGCCTTGCAAAAAAAATGTATTATGGAGCTTGAACGTCCGTTTGCAGTGGAGATGTTAAATGAATTACCTCCAGATGACGCCACAGATTTTTTTGGACTACTATCGTATAAAGAAGCTGATTTTTATTTAGAGCGCATGGAAAAAGATGAAGCTGATGATATTAAGCAATTACTTAAATACGAAAAAGGATCAGTAGGTGCCTTGA
Proteins encoded in this region:
- a CDS encoding CBS domain-containing protein, with amino-acid sequence MIRLNQYKYKEEYTYYMLQSLKSGKKDSFRMDFLDLHPMDQATFFTELSEERRFTIYSFLTPCEFGEIFSELEPALQKKCIMELERPFAVEMLNELPPDDATDFFGLLSYKEADFYLERMEKDEADDIKQLLKYEKGSVGALMTTEVVIVTKDDLVIDVFERLKHSEVDAETFYYLYVTDTNKQLLGVVSLRELIISPPTCRMDEIMNSGIISVSANTNQSEVTQIIRKYGLLAVPVVTENYELLGIVTFDDVLTFL